The proteins below are encoded in one region of Drosophila santomea strain STO CAGO 1482 chromosome 2R, Prin_Dsan_1.1, whole genome shotgun sequence:
- the LOC120445212 gene encoding putative mediator of RNA polymerase II transcription subunit 12 isoform X1, which produces METARMETAMETHFMAKMGKWMTPEEEARQKFIMRERDRERKRIKRMNPEYRQMERERDRFRKLTPRPSLMTPEEEARHKFIMRERDRERKRIKRLNPEYRRMERERDRFRKKARRANLTPDEEMRLKMIQRERDRERKRIKRMNPEYRRLEQERDRDRKKARRANEAFRQLEKLRDKIRKDRKKGLLVTDPTQLPPEFAAMIPPVPVVKPEVGVSPVPPPGQQQPTPQLQQQQQQQQLQQHQQVPQQQQQHQQPPPTHLQEQQLSHQLAHQRNRMMSSQLTQLATPPAHASHLQQLNKLQQLYPPRSFGHPALPIAGVTLMPQLCHPILHQNLSATLYAGPPNGIKQEYGQDISASAMAAAQAAALASLRNPQQQQQQDDSEMVISLEPEIVLQTGPDANPAQPPPQQQHLFSAHQHQQQQQQQQQHHLQQQQHCNMFQHMAPQAHMQHMRSLPPPPPPPSLTLPPPPPTTHQQQQQPAPPQQLQHAPQ; this is translated from the exons TGGATGACCCCTGAGGAGGAGGCGCGGCAAAAGTTCATCATGAGGGAGCGAGACCGCGAACGGAAACGGATCAAGCGCATGAATCCCGAGTACAGGCAGATGGAACGCGAGAGGGATCGGTTCCGCAAACTGACGCCCAGGCCCAGT CTGATGACCCCCGAGGAGGAGGCCCGCCACAAGTTCATCATGCGGGAGCGGGATCGCGAGAGGAAGCGGATCAAGCGCCTCAATCCCGAGTACCGGCGAATGGAACGCGAGCGCGATCGATTCCGCAAGAAGGCACGACGTGCTAAC TTGACCCCCGATGAGGAGATGCGACTGAAAATGATCCAAAGAGAGCGGGATCGGGAAAGAAAACGAATCAAGCGAATGAATCCGGAGTACAGAAGGCTGGAACAGGAACGTGACAGGGATAGAAAGAAGGCTCGTCGAGCCAACGAGGCCTTTAGGCAGCTGGAAAAGTTAAGGGATAAGATCCGAAAGGATCGAAAGAAGGGCTTGCTTGTCACGGATCCGACGCAGCTGCCGCCGGAATTCGCAGCCATGATACCGCCAGTGCCTGTGGTTAAGCCCGAAGTGGGTGTGTCACCAGTGCCGCCCCCAGGCCAGCAGCAACCCACGCcccagctgcagcaacagcagcagcagcaacaattgcagcagcatcagcaggtgccacagcaacagcagcagcatcagcaaccTCCGCCCACGCAtctgcaggagcagcagctgagTCACCAGCTCGCCCATCAGCGGAACCGAATGATGTCAAGCCAACTCACCCaactggccacgccccccgcccaTGCCTCGCACCTGCAGCAGCTGAATAAGTTGCAGCAACTGTACCCGCCACGCAGCTTTGGCCATCCCGCTTTACCTATCGCTGGAGTGACGCTGATGCCGCAGCTTTGCCATCCTATCCTGCATCAGAATCTCAGTGCTACTCTGTATGCAGGTCCACCAAATGGGATCAAGCAAGAGTATGGACAGGATATCTCCGCCTCGGCGATGGCTGCCGCTCAGGCGGCGGCATTGGCCTCGCTTAGGAAtccccaacagcagcagcaacaggatGATTCGGAAATGGTCATTAGTCTCGAACCCGAGATAGTTCTCCAGACAGGTCCCGATGCAAATCCCGCCCAGCCAcctccgcagcagcagcatctttTCAGCGCccatcagcaccagcagcagcaacagcagcagcagcaacatcatctgcagcagcaacaacactgCAACATGTTCCAGCATATGGCCCCCCAGGCGCACATGCAACACATGCGCTCActgcctcctccgccgccgccccCCTCGCTGACCTTGCCGCCCCCGCCACCTACAacacaccagcaacaacagcaacctgCGCCGccacagcaactgcaacatgCTCCGCAGTGA
- the LOC120445212 gene encoding putative mediator of RNA polymerase II transcription subunit 12 isoform X2, which produces METARMETAMETHFMAKMGKWMTPEEEARQKFIMRERDRERKRIKRMNPEYRQMERERDRFRKLTPRPSLMTPEEEARHKFIMRERDRERKRIKRLNPEYRRMERERDRFRKKLTPDEEMRLKMIQRERDRERKRIKRMNPEYRRLEQERDRDRKKARRANEAFRQLEKLRDKIRKDRKKGLLVTDPTQLPPEFAAMIPPVPVVKPEVGVSPVPPPGQQQPTPQLQQQQQQQQLQQHQQVPQQQQQHQQPPPTHLQEQQLSHQLAHQRNRMMSSQLTQLATPPAHASHLQQLNKLQQLYPPRSFGHPALPIAGVTLMPQLCHPILHQNLSATLYAGPPNGIKQEYGQDISASAMAAAQAAALASLRNPQQQQQQDDSEMVISLEPEIVLQTGPDANPAQPPPQQQHLFSAHQHQQQQQQQQQHHLQQQQHCNMFQHMAPQAHMQHMRSLPPPPPPPSLTLPPPPPTTHQQQQQPAPPQQLQHAPQ; this is translated from the exons TGGATGACCCCTGAGGAGGAGGCGCGGCAAAAGTTCATCATGAGGGAGCGAGACCGCGAACGGAAACGGATCAAGCGCATGAATCCCGAGTACAGGCAGATGGAACGCGAGAGGGATCGGTTCCGCAAACTGACGCCCAGGCCCAGT CTGATGACCCCCGAGGAGGAGGCCCGCCACAAGTTCATCATGCGGGAGCGGGATCGCGAGAGGAAGCGGATCAAGCGCCTCAATCCCGAGTACCGGCGAATGGAACGCGAGCGCGATCGATTCCGCAAGAAG TTGACCCCCGATGAGGAGATGCGACTGAAAATGATCCAAAGAGAGCGGGATCGGGAAAGAAAACGAATCAAGCGAATGAATCCGGAGTACAGAAGGCTGGAACAGGAACGTGACAGGGATAGAAAGAAGGCTCGTCGAGCCAACGAGGCCTTTAGGCAGCTGGAAAAGTTAAGGGATAAGATCCGAAAGGATCGAAAGAAGGGCTTGCTTGTCACGGATCCGACGCAGCTGCCGCCGGAATTCGCAGCCATGATACCGCCAGTGCCTGTGGTTAAGCCCGAAGTGGGTGTGTCACCAGTGCCGCCCCCAGGCCAGCAGCAACCCACGCcccagctgcagcaacagcagcagcagcaacaattgcagcagcatcagcaggtgccacagcaacagcagcagcatcagcaaccTCCGCCCACGCAtctgcaggagcagcagctgagTCACCAGCTCGCCCATCAGCGGAACCGAATGATGTCAAGCCAACTCACCCaactggccacgccccccgcccaTGCCTCGCACCTGCAGCAGCTGAATAAGTTGCAGCAACTGTACCCGCCACGCAGCTTTGGCCATCCCGCTTTACCTATCGCTGGAGTGACGCTGATGCCGCAGCTTTGCCATCCTATCCTGCATCAGAATCTCAGTGCTACTCTGTATGCAGGTCCACCAAATGGGATCAAGCAAGAGTATGGACAGGATATCTCCGCCTCGGCGATGGCTGCCGCTCAGGCGGCGGCATTGGCCTCGCTTAGGAAtccccaacagcagcagcaacaggatGATTCGGAAATGGTCATTAGTCTCGAACCCGAGATAGTTCTCCAGACAGGTCCCGATGCAAATCCCGCCCAGCCAcctccgcagcagcagcatctttTCAGCGCccatcagcaccagcagcagcaacagcagcagcagcaacatcatctgcagcagcaacaacactgCAACATGTTCCAGCATATGGCCCCCCAGGCGCACATGCAACACATGCGCTCActgcctcctccgccgccgccccCCTCGCTGACCTTGCCGCCCCCGCCACCTACAacacaccagcaacaacagcaacctgCGCCGccacagcaactgcaacatgCTCCGCAGTGA
- the LOC120445212 gene encoding putative mediator of RNA polymerase II transcription subunit 12 isoform X3, whose protein sequence is METARMETAMETHFMAKMGKWMTPEEEARQKFIMRERDRERKRIKRMNPEYRQMERERDRFRKLTPRPSLTPDEEMRLKMIQRERDRERKRIKRMNPEYRRLEQERDRDRKKARRANEAFRQLEKLRDKIRKDRKKGLLVTDPTQLPPEFAAMIPPVPVVKPEVGVSPVPPPGQQQPTPQLQQQQQQQQLQQHQQVPQQQQQHQQPPPTHLQEQQLSHQLAHQRNRMMSSQLTQLATPPAHASHLQQLNKLQQLYPPRSFGHPALPIAGVTLMPQLCHPILHQNLSATLYAGPPNGIKQEYGQDISASAMAAAQAAALASLRNPQQQQQQDDSEMVISLEPEIVLQTGPDANPAQPPPQQQHLFSAHQHQQQQQQQQQHHLQQQQHCNMFQHMAPQAHMQHMRSLPPPPPPPSLTLPPPPPTTHQQQQQPAPPQQLQHAPQ, encoded by the exons TGGATGACCCCTGAGGAGGAGGCGCGGCAAAAGTTCATCATGAGGGAGCGAGACCGCGAACGGAAACGGATCAAGCGCATGAATCCCGAGTACAGGCAGATGGAACGCGAGAGGGATCGGTTCCGCAAACTGACGCCCAGGCCCAGT TTGACCCCCGATGAGGAGATGCGACTGAAAATGATCCAAAGAGAGCGGGATCGGGAAAGAAAACGAATCAAGCGAATGAATCCGGAGTACAGAAGGCTGGAACAGGAACGTGACAGGGATAGAAAGAAGGCTCGTCGAGCCAACGAGGCCTTTAGGCAGCTGGAAAAGTTAAGGGATAAGATCCGAAAGGATCGAAAGAAGGGCTTGCTTGTCACGGATCCGACGCAGCTGCCGCCGGAATTCGCAGCCATGATACCGCCAGTGCCTGTGGTTAAGCCCGAAGTGGGTGTGTCACCAGTGCCGCCCCCAGGCCAGCAGCAACCCACGCcccagctgcagcaacagcagcagcagcaacaattgcagcagcatcagcaggtgccacagcaacagcagcagcatcagcaaccTCCGCCCACGCAtctgcaggagcagcagctgagTCACCAGCTCGCCCATCAGCGGAACCGAATGATGTCAAGCCAACTCACCCaactggccacgccccccgcccaTGCCTCGCACCTGCAGCAGCTGAATAAGTTGCAGCAACTGTACCCGCCACGCAGCTTTGGCCATCCCGCTTTACCTATCGCTGGAGTGACGCTGATGCCGCAGCTTTGCCATCCTATCCTGCATCAGAATCTCAGTGCTACTCTGTATGCAGGTCCACCAAATGGGATCAAGCAAGAGTATGGACAGGATATCTCCGCCTCGGCGATGGCTGCCGCTCAGGCGGCGGCATTGGCCTCGCTTAGGAAtccccaacagcagcagcaacaggatGATTCGGAAATGGTCATTAGTCTCGAACCCGAGATAGTTCTCCAGACAGGTCCCGATGCAAATCCCGCCCAGCCAcctccgcagcagcagcatctttTCAGCGCccatcagcaccagcagcagcaacagcagcagcagcaacatcatctgcagcagcaacaacactgCAACATGTTCCAGCATATGGCCCCCCAGGCGCACATGCAACACATGCGCTCActgcctcctccgccgccgccccCCTCGCTGACCTTGCCGCCCCCGCCACCTACAacacaccagcaacaacagcaacctgCGCCGccacagcaactgcaacatgCTCCGCAGTGA
- the LOC120445212 gene encoding putative mediator of RNA polymerase II transcription subunit 12 isoform X4 translates to METARMETAMETHFMAKMGKLTPDEEMRLKMIQRERDRERKRIKRMNPEYRRLEQERDRDRKKARRANEAFRQLEKLRDKIRKDRKKGLLVTDPTQLPPEFAAMIPPVPVVKPEVGVSPVPPPGQQQPTPQLQQQQQQQQLQQHQQVPQQQQQHQQPPPTHLQEQQLSHQLAHQRNRMMSSQLTQLATPPAHASHLQQLNKLQQLYPPRSFGHPALPIAGVTLMPQLCHPILHQNLSATLYAGPPNGIKQEYGQDISASAMAAAQAAALASLRNPQQQQQQDDSEMVISLEPEIVLQTGPDANPAQPPPQQQHLFSAHQHQQQQQQQQQHHLQQQQHCNMFQHMAPQAHMQHMRSLPPPPPPPSLTLPPPPPTTHQQQQQPAPPQQLQHAPQ, encoded by the coding sequence TTGACCCCCGATGAGGAGATGCGACTGAAAATGATCCAAAGAGAGCGGGATCGGGAAAGAAAACGAATCAAGCGAATGAATCCGGAGTACAGAAGGCTGGAACAGGAACGTGACAGGGATAGAAAGAAGGCTCGTCGAGCCAACGAGGCCTTTAGGCAGCTGGAAAAGTTAAGGGATAAGATCCGAAAGGATCGAAAGAAGGGCTTGCTTGTCACGGATCCGACGCAGCTGCCGCCGGAATTCGCAGCCATGATACCGCCAGTGCCTGTGGTTAAGCCCGAAGTGGGTGTGTCACCAGTGCCGCCCCCAGGCCAGCAGCAACCCACGCcccagctgcagcaacagcagcagcagcaacaattgcagcagcatcagcaggtgccacagcaacagcagcagcatcagcaaccTCCGCCCACGCAtctgcaggagcagcagctgagTCACCAGCTCGCCCATCAGCGGAACCGAATGATGTCAAGCCAACTCACCCaactggccacgccccccgcccaTGCCTCGCACCTGCAGCAGCTGAATAAGTTGCAGCAACTGTACCCGCCACGCAGCTTTGGCCATCCCGCTTTACCTATCGCTGGAGTGACGCTGATGCCGCAGCTTTGCCATCCTATCCTGCATCAGAATCTCAGTGCTACTCTGTATGCAGGTCCACCAAATGGGATCAAGCAAGAGTATGGACAGGATATCTCCGCCTCGGCGATGGCTGCCGCTCAGGCGGCGGCATTGGCCTCGCTTAGGAAtccccaacagcagcagcaacaggatGATTCGGAAATGGTCATTAGTCTCGAACCCGAGATAGTTCTCCAGACAGGTCCCGATGCAAATCCCGCCCAGCCAcctccgcagcagcagcatctttTCAGCGCccatcagcaccagcagcagcaacagcagcagcagcaacatcatctgcagcagcaacaacactgCAACATGTTCCAGCATATGGCCCCCCAGGCGCACATGCAACACATGCGCTCActgcctcctccgccgccgccccCCTCGCTGACCTTGCCGCCCCCGCCACCTACAacacaccagcaacaacagcaacctgCGCCGccacagcaactgcaacatgCTCCGCAGTGA